In Poecilia reticulata strain Guanapo linkage group LG17, Guppy_female_1.0+MT, whole genome shotgun sequence, the following proteins share a genomic window:
- the kif1ab gene encoding kinesin-like protein KIF1A isoform X2 codes for MAGASVKVAVRVRPFNSREIGKESKCIIQMSGNTTTILNPKQPKENKSFNFDFSYWSHTTPEDINYASQMQVYKDIGEEMLLHAFEGYNVCIFAYGQTGAGKSYTMMGRQEKDQQGIIPLLCEDLFTKINDSNNDNNMSYSVEVSYMEIYCERVRDLLNPKNKGNLRVREHPLLGPYVEDLSKLAVTSYNDIQDLMDSGNKARTVAATNMNETSSRSHAVFNIIFTQKKHDMETDNTSEKVSKISLVDLAGSERADSTGAKGTRLKEGANINKSLTTLGKVISALAELDSAPNKNKKKKKVESFIPYRDSVLTWLLRENLGGNSRTAMVAALSPADINYDETLSTLRYADRAKQIRCNAVINEDPNNRLVRELKEEVARLKDLLYAQGLGDIIETYRGTVPAITGLKYLCDYKNFVNNGQAVNQRGDLSTVTNAMTGMSPSPSLSALSSRAASISNLHDRIFSPASEEAIERLKETEKIIAELNETWEEKLRRTEAIRMEREALLAEMGVAMREDGGTVGVFSPKKTPHLVNLNEDPLMSECLLYYIKDGITKVGRENAKTRQDIVLSGHFIKDEHCTFSSTTGPQGEGCVILEPCEGSETYVNGKRVTSPTVLRSGNRIIMGKSHVFRFNDPEQARLERERTPCAETPVEPVDWAFAQRELLEKQGIDMKQEMEQRLQELEDQYRKEREEASNLLEQQRLDYESKLEALQKQVDSRYLESPEEEEEPEEEVPWTKRETELALWAFRKWRFYQFTSLRDLLWGNAIFLKEANAISVELKKKVQFQFVLLTDTLYSPLPPDLLPPSVAKERERRPFPQTIVAVEVQDQKNGATHYWTLEKLRQRLDLMREMYDRAAELPSSTVEDCDHALTGGDPFYDRFPWFRLVGRAFVYLSNLLYPVPLVHRVAIVSEKGEVKGFLRVAVQAISADEEAPDYGSGVRQSGTAKISFEDNQFEKFQSESCPGGLXHSNTSQEELRIVEGEGQNVEIGISADEVNNNTCAAIQEPPCSPVKSLGLGLDLPLELSPEKALSHLKIGSTFTFRVTVLQASSISAEYADIFCQFNFIHRHDEAFSTEPLKNTGRGPPLGFYHVQNIKVEVTKSFLEYIKTQPIVFEVFGHYQKQPFPPLCKDLISPLRPSRRQFPRVMPLSKPVPATKLSTLTRSTAGPCHAKYDLMVFFEICELEANGDYIPAVVDHRGGMPCHGTFLLHQGIQRRIRVTIAHETGNDIEWKEVKELVIGRIRNTPEADETIIDPNILSLNILSSGYFWPKHDDKTFYRFEAAWDSSMHNSLLLNRVTPYGEKIYITLSAYLEMENCTQPTVITKDFCVVFYSRDTKLPASRSIRNFFSTGCLRPSESNRVTGVYEVTLCHIADNGSPGMQRRRRRVLDTSVAYVRGEENLAGWRPRSDSLILDHQWELEKLSLLQEVEKTRHYLLLREKLEATLQAGQDALYKSGDICDFAKSPVLSSSPSSSPAPDGPNQRQRELAAKCLRLLMHTFNREYSQVSSSASESKLSEMSASLMRDSSSSGLSTLTPSSTCPSLVDGHFDIRLTEPSSGASTPDLDPFSPVDRKKALRGYTFVPDIQEIRVSPIVSKKGYLHFLEPHSSGWVRRYVVVRRPYVYLYRSERDNVERAVINLSSAKVEYSEDKQTLLRTPNTFAVCTEHRGILLQAANDKEMHDWLYAFNPLLAGTIRSKLSRRKSVQSLPAAQRI; via the exons ATGGCGGGGGCTTCGGTGAAGGTGGCGGTGAGGGTCCGACCCTTTAACTCCAGGGAGATTGGAAAGGAGAGCAAATGCATCATTCAGATGTCAGGGAACACCACGA ctatCCTGAACCCAAAACagccaaaagaaaacaagagctTCAACTTTGACTTCTCATACTGGTCACACACTACG CCTGAGGACATCAACTACGCGTCTCAGATGCAGGTGTACAAGGACATCGGAGAGGAGATGCTGCTCCACGCCTTTGAAGGTTACAACGTGTGCATATTTGCATACGGACAGACAGGAGCTGGCAAAAGCTACACCATGATGGGACGACAGGAAAAAGACCAGCAGGGGATTATACCTCTG CTGTGTGAGGACCTTTTCACTAAGATCAATGACAGCAATAACGACAACAACATGTCTTACTCTGTGGAG GTGAGCTACATGGAGATTTACTGTGAGCGTGTGCGCGACCTGCTGAACCCCAAGAACAAAGGAAACCTGCGTGTGCGAGAGCACCCCCTGTTAGGACCATACGTTGAAGATCTGTCTAAGCTGGCCGTGACTTCGTACAATGACATTCAGGACCTGATGGATTCTGGAAACAAGGCCAG GACTGTGGCTGCCACCAACATGAATGAGACCAGCAGTCGSTCTCATGCTGTCTTCAACATCATCTTCACACAGAAGAAGCATGACATGGAGACAGACAACACTTCAGAAAAG GTCAGCAAGATAAGTCTGGTAGACTTAGCCGGCAGTGAGAGAGCTGATTCGACTGGAGCTAAAGGGACGCGACTGAAG gaaggtgcaaacataaacaaatcTCTTACCACACTTGGAAAAGTCATTTCTGCTTTAGCTGAACTG GACTCGGCTCCAAATAAG aacaagaaaaagaagaaagtggaGAGTTTTATTCCTTACAGAGATTCAGTTCTGACTTGGCTCCTTAGGGAGAACTTAG GAGGAAACTCTCGCACAGCCATGGTGGCAGCTCTCAGTCCTGCAGATATTAACTATGATGAAACTCTAAGTACTCTTCG GTATGCTGATCGAGCCAAGCAGATCCGSTGCAACGCCGTGATCAACGAGGATCCCAACAACCGCCTGGTCCGCGAGCTGAAAGAGGAGGTTGCTCGCCTCAAAGACCTGCTGTATGCGCAGGGCCTGGGAGACATCATCGAGA CGTATCGAGGCACCGTTCCTGCCATCACTGgtttgaaat ATCTGTGCGATTACAAGAACTTTGTGAACAATGGCCAGGCTGTCAATCAAAGGGGTGATCTCTCCACAGTGACCAACGCCATGACAGGAATGAGTCCCTCCCCCTCGCTCTCTGCCCTGTCCAGCCGGGCCGCCTCCATCAGCAACCTTCACGACCGCATCTTCAGCCCAGCCAGCGAGGAGGCGATCGAAAGGCTCAAG gaaacagagaaaatcaTTGCAGAGCTTAATGAGACTTGGGAAGAGAAGCTGCGTCGTACTGAGGCGATTCGCATGGAGAG AGAGGCTCTGCTGGCTGAGATGGGTGTTGCTATGAGAGAAGATGGGGGAACTGTTGGTGTCTTTTCTCCCAAGAAG ACCCCTCATCTGGTGAACCTCAACGAGGATCCGCTAATGTCTGAGTGTCTGCTCTACTACATCAAAGACGGCATTACCAA GGTTGGTCGCGAAAACGCCAAAACTCGACAAGACATCGTTCTTAGCGGCCACTTCATTAAAGATGAGCACTGTACCTTCAGCAGCACAACAGGCCCACAGGGAGAAG GATGCGTCATTCTTGAGCCATGTGAGGGGTCAGAGACATATGTCAATGGGAAGAGAGTGACCTCGCCCACTGTTTTGCGATCTG GGAACCGCATCATCATGGGTAAAAGCCACGTGTTTCGTTTCAACGACCCGGAGCAGGCCCGCCTGGAGCGGGAGAGAACGCCGTGTGCGGAGACGCCGGTGGAGCCCGTGGACTGGGCCTTCGCTCAGAGGGAGCTGCTCGAGAAGCAAGGCATAGACATGAAGCAGGAGATGGAGCAGAG GCTTCAGGAGCTTGAAGACCAATACcgcaaagaaagagaagaagccAGTAACCTGCTCGAGCAGCAGAGGCTG GACTATGAGAGTAAACTGGAGGCCCTTCAGAARCAAGTAGACTCTCGGTACCTGGAGTcacctgaggaagaggaggagcctGAGGAGGAAG TGCCGTGGACGAAGCGTGAAACTGAACTGGCACTCTGGGCTTTCAGAAAGTGGCGGTTCTACCAGTTCACCTCCCTCAGRGATCTGCTCTGGGGAAATGCCATCTTCCTCAAAGAGGCGAATGCTATTAGTGTGGAACTAAAGAAAAAG GTGCAGTTCCAGTTCGTCCTGCTGACAGACACTCTTTACTCTCCGCTCCCACCTGACCTGCTGCCTCCCAGTGTGGCTAAGGAGCGAGAGAGGCGACCTTTCCCTCAAACAATAGTAGCCGTTGAAGTGCAGGATCAGAAGAATGGAGCCACGCATTACTGGACTCTGGAAAAGCTCAG GCAGAGGCTGGACCTGATGAGAGAGATGTATGACCGAGCTGCAGAGCTGCCCAGCAGCACTGTGGAGGACTGCGACCACGCCCTGACYGGAGGGGACCCCTTCTACGACCGCTTCCCCTGGTTCCGTCTGGTTGGCAG GGCTTTCGTGTACCTGAGTAACCTGCTGTATCCGGTGCCTCTGGTGCACCGCGTGGCCATCGTCAGTGAGAAGGGAGAGGTCAAAGGTTTCCTCAGGGTGGCTGTCCAGGCCATATCAG CTGACGAGGAGGCCCCCGATTATGGATCTGGAGTGAGGCAGTCAGGCACCGCCAAGATCTCCTTCGAAGACAACCAATTTGAGAAG TTTCAGAGTGAGTCGTGTCCTGGAGGTTTGTYGCACTCCAACACCTCCCAAGAGGAGCTCAGAATCGTGGAGGGAGAAGGACAAAACGTCGAGATAGGAATCTCAGCGGACGAGGTTAACAACAACACCTGTGCAG CCATTCAGGAGCCTCCTTGCAGCCCTGTGAAGAGTTTAGGTCTGGGTCTGGACCTCCCGCTAGAGCTGTCTCCAGAAAAAGCTCTGTCACACCTGAAGATCGGCAGCACCTTCACCTTCAGAGTCACCGTCCTTCAGGCCTCCAGCATCTCAGCAGAATACGCCGACATTTTCTGCCARTTTAA CTTCATCCATCGTCACGATGAAGCCTTTTCAACTGAGCCACTGAAAAACACTGGCAGAGGGCCACCGCTCGGATTCTACCATGTACAAAAT ATTAAAGTGGAAGTGACCAAGTCATTCTTGGAGTACATCAAGACTCAGCCCATCGTCTTTGAGGTGTTYGGACACTATCAGAAACAGCCTTTCCCTCCATTATGCAAAGATTTGATCAG TCCTCTGAGACCCTCCCGGAGGCAGTTTCCACGGGTGATGCCATTATCCAAACCAG tgCCAGCCACAAAGCTCAGCACGCTGACTCGCTCCACTGCTGGACCTTGCCATGCCAAATATGACCTCATGGTCTTCTTTGAGATCTGTGAGCTGGAGGCTAATGGAGA CTACATCCCAGCTGTCGTTGACCACAGAGGCGGCATGCCGTGCCATGGGACTTTCCTTTTACATCAG GGCATACAGAGAAGGATCAGAGTTACCATTGctcatgaaacaggaaatgataTCGAGTGGAAGGAGGTGAAGGAGCTGGTTATCG GTCGCATTCGAAACACACCAGAGGCTGACGAGACTATCATTGACCCCAACATCCTGTCCCTCAACATTCTCTCCTCTGGATACTTCTGGCCAAAACATGATGACAA GACCTTCTATCGATTCGAGGCGGCATGGGACAGCTCCATGCACAACTCTCTGCTGCTGAACAGAGTCACTCCATACGGAGAGAAGATCTACATCACTCTCTCAGCTTATCTGGAG ATGGAGAACTGCACTCAGCCGACAGTTATCACCAAAGATTTCTGCGTGGTGTTTTACTCCCGTGACACAAAGCTTCCAGCCTCCCGATCCATCAGGAACTTCTTCAGCACCGGCTGCCTCAGGCCCTCGGAGAG taaTCGTGTCACCGGAGTTTATGAGGTCACTCTGTGCCACATTGCAGATAACGGAAGTCCAG GAATGCAGCGCCGTCGCAGGCGTGTTCTTGACACCTCTGTGGCTTACGTGCGAGGAGAGGAGAACCTGGCTGGTTGGAGACCCCGCAGCGACAGCCTCATCCTTGACCACCAGTGGGAGCTGGAGAAGCTCAGCTTACTGCAGGAG GTGGAGAAAACCAGGCATTACCTCCTGCTGAGGGAAAAGCTCGAGGCAACTCTGCAGGCAGGGCAGGACGCGCTTTACAAGAGCGGCGACATTTGTGACTTTGCAAAGAGCCCTGTCCTCAGCAGCAGTCCGAGCAGCAGCCCTGCTCCTGACGGCCCCAACCAGAGGCAGAGGGAGCTAGCTGCTAAG TGTCTGCGCCTGCTGATGCACACGTTCAACAGAGAGTACAGCCAGGTGAGCAGCAGTGCCAGTGAAAGCAAG CTTTCAGAAATGTCTGCATCACTCATGAGGGATTCGTCCTCCTCTGGCCTCAGCACACTTACTCCCTCCTCTACTTGCCCCTCATTGGTCGATGGCCATTTTGACATCCG GCTCACCGAACCGAGCTCTGGAGCATCGACACCGGACCTGGACCCGTTCAGCCCAGTGGACAGAAAGAAAGCTCTGAGAGGATACACCTTTGTTCCTGACATACAAGAGATTCGGGTCAG CCCCATCGTGTCAAAGAAGGGCTACCTGCATTTCTTGGAGCCCCACAGCAGCGGCTGGGTGAGGCGCTATGTGGTCGTGCGCAGACCCTACGTCTACCTGTACCGCAGCGAGAGGGACAATGTGGAGAGGGCTGTCATCAACCTGTCCTCGGCTAAAGTGGAATACAGCGAAGATAAACAGACACTACTGCGG ACACCTAACACGTTTGCGGTGTGCACTGAGCATCGTGGGATACTGCTGCAGGCCGCCAACGACAAAGAGATGCATGACTGGCTGTACGCCTTTAACCCTCTGCTAGCTGGTACCATCAG GTCCAAGCTCTCCAGGAGAAAGTCAGTCCAGTCGCTCCCGGCTGCTCAGCGGATCTAA